The following coding sequences lie in one Methylosinus sp. PW1 genomic window:
- a CDS encoding uroporphyrinogen-III synthase: MRRVLVTRAREDAERTAEELRRRGFAPLIAPVLEIAATGAPIPAERFDAVLATSARAIQFAEGLAALRAPFFVVGAKTASALSARGARVEASALDVAALTRLLGARFSAPARFLYLAGHDRKDDLESFLRARGHAATVVETYEARATSALGEEACAALAAGELESALHYSARSASILLTLAEAAGVSAALRARVTHFALSEDVARVLRAAGCANVRVAATPDQASLLAALEAQ, translated from the coding sequence ATGAGGCGCGTTCTCGTCACGCGGGCGAGAGAGGACGCCGAGCGCACGGCGGAAGAATTGCGGCGGCGCGGCTTTGCGCCGCTGATCGCGCCGGTTCTGGAGATCGCCGCCACAGGCGCGCCGATCCCGGCCGAGCGCTTCGATGCGGTTCTCGCGACCAGCGCCCGCGCGATTCAATTCGCCGAAGGGCTCGCGGCGCTGCGCGCGCCGTTTTTCGTCGTCGGCGCCAAGACGGCGTCGGCGCTGTCCGCGCGCGGCGCGCGGGTGGAGGCGAGCGCGCTCGATGTGGCGGCGCTGACTCGTCTGCTCGGCGCGCGCTTTTCGGCGCCAGCGCGTTTTCTCTATCTCGCCGGCCATGATCGCAAGGACGATCTCGAGAGCTTTTTGCGCGCGCGCGGCCATGCGGCGACAGTGGTGGAGACCTATGAGGCGCGCGCCACCTCTGCTCTCGGGGAAGAGGCCTGCGCTGCTCTGGCGGCCGGCGAGCTGGAGTCCGCGCTGCATTATTCGGCGCGCAGCGCATCGATCCTCCTCACTCTGGCGGAGGCCGCCGGCGTCTCAGCCGCGCTCCGCGCGCGCGTCACGCATTTCGCTCTGTCCGAGGATGTCGCGCGCGTGCTGCGCGCCGCCGGCTGCGCCAATGTGCGCGTCGCCGCGACGCCGGATCAGGCGAGCCTATTGGCCGCGCTCGAGGCGCAATAA
- a CDS encoding YeeE/YedE family protein — MQIDWANFTPWSAAAGGVAIGLAAGLMILLLGRIAGISGIVAGLLQPVKGDAAWRLAFVLGLVASAALLRLLGAAQTPVFDIGYGATILAGLLVGFGARLGGGCTSGHGVCGLSRLSPRALAATAAFMTSGALTVFILRHIMG, encoded by the coding sequence ATGCAGATCGATTGGGCCAATTTCACGCCGTGGAGCGCGGCGGCGGGCGGCGTGGCGATCGGGCTCGCGGCGGGCCTCATGATCCTGCTGCTCGGACGCATAGCGGGGATCAGCGGCATTGTCGCCGGGCTGCTGCAGCCCGTGAAGGGCGATGCGGCCTGGCGCCTCGCCTTCGTCCTCGGCCTCGTCGCATCGGCCGCGCTTCTGCGCCTCCTCGGCGCGGCGCAGACGCCGGTCTTCGACATAGGCTATGGCGCGACCATCCTCGCCGGATTGCTCGTCGGCTTCGGCGCGCGGCTCGGCGGTGGCTGCACCAGCGGGCATGGCGTCTGCGGCCTGTCGCGCCTGTCGCCGCGCGCGCTCGCCGCGACCGCCGCCTTCATGACGAGCGGCGCGCTCACTGTTTTCATTCTGCGCCACATAATGGGCTGA
- the ggt gene encoding gamma-glutamyltransferase, which yields MRAILSLCFSALAFVAAAEPVATGRRGMVVSEHRLASDIGLDILKAGGNAIDAAVAVGYALAVAHPCCGNLGGGGFLLAQLPGQGARFLDFRETAPAAAGADLFLDAKGAVDPQASRSGYRAVAVPGTVMGLETAHAKYGRLPREKIIAPAIALAEQGFVLEEADIRVLRAATRLKDSPAAAKIFSRADGSPLQPGDRLIQSDLARLLREIAAQGPRAFYEGRIPQAIERASHAENGVIAEQDFAIYEVMERTPIHCVYRGYDFYSAAPPSSGGVALCEILNILEGYDLAALGFHTPQSSHLLVEAERRAFFDRNNSLGDPDFVGNPVARLTSRSYAAELRAGISPDHATRSVDLAQGVAPRERLQTTHYSIVDGEGGAVSVTYTLNGYFGAQVMAPETGVLLNDEMDDFSAAPGAANGFGLVQGSANAIAPGKRPLSSMSPTIVMKDGKVALVLGSPNGPRIISVTLQTALNVIDHHMSLAQAVAAPRIHHQWLPDIVLAEPGALSEETRRRLEAMGHKIEDHAPFGASEAIEISEGAMTGVNDPRSAAGSARGY from the coding sequence ATGCGAGCAATTCTCTCCCTCTGCTTTTCCGCTCTCGCCTTCGTCGCCGCAGCCGAGCCGGTCGCGACCGGGCGGCGCGGAATGGTGGTGAGCGAGCATCGTCTCGCCAGCGACATCGGGCTCGACATATTGAAGGCGGGCGGCAACGCCATCGACGCCGCCGTCGCCGTCGGCTATGCGCTGGCCGTCGCGCATCCGTGCTGCGGCAATCTCGGCGGCGGCGGATTTCTGCTGGCGCAGCTGCCGGGGCAGGGCGCGCGCTTCCTGGATTTTCGCGAGACCGCGCCCGCGGCCGCCGGCGCCGATCTCTTTCTCGACGCGAAGGGCGCTGTCGATCCGCAGGCGAGCCGCAGCGGCTATCGCGCCGTGGCGGTTCCCGGAACGGTAATGGGCCTCGAGACCGCTCACGCCAAATATGGCCGCCTGCCGCGCGAGAAAATCATCGCGCCGGCGATCGCGCTCGCCGAGCAGGGGTTTGTTCTCGAGGAGGCCGATATTCGCGTGCTGCGCGCGGCGACGCGGCTGAAGGACAGTCCCGCGGCGGCGAAGATTTTTTCGCGCGCGGACGGCTCGCCTTTGCAGCCGGGCGATCGGCTGATTCAGAGCGATCTCGCGCGTCTGTTGCGGGAGATCGCCGCGCAGGGGCCGCGCGCCTTTTATGAGGGGCGCATTCCGCAGGCGATCGAGCGCGCCTCCCATGCCGAAAATGGCGTGATCGCGGAACAGGATTTCGCGATCTATGAGGTCATGGAGCGCACGCCGATTCATTGCGTCTATCGCGGCTATGATTTCTATTCCGCCGCGCCGCCGAGCTCCGGCGGCGTCGCGCTGTGCGAAATATTGAACATTCTCGAAGGCTATGATCTCGCCGCGCTCGGCTTTCACACGCCGCAATCCTCGCATCTTCTCGTCGAGGCGGAGCGGCGCGCCTTCTTCGATCGCAATAATTCGCTCGGCGATCCTGATTTCGTCGGCAATCCCGTCGCGCGCCTCACCTCGCGTTCCTATGCGGCGGAGCTGCGCGCCGGCATTTCTCCCGATCATGCGACGCGCTCTGTCGATCTCGCGCAAGGCGTCGCGCCGCGCGAGCGTTTGCAGACGACGCATTATTCCATCGTCGACGGCGAGGGCGGCGCGGTCTCCGTCACCTACACGCTCAACGGCTATTTCGGCGCGCAGGTGATGGCGCCGGAGACGGGCGTGCTGCTCAATGACGAGATGGATGATTTTTCCGCCGCGCCCGGCGCCGCCAATGGCTTCGGCCTCGTGCAGGGAAGCGCCAACGCCATAGCGCCCGGCAAGCGGCCGCTCTCGTCAATGTCGCCGACCATTGTGATGAAGGACGGCAAGGTCGCGCTGGTTCTCGGCAGCCCCAATGGGCCGCGCATCATATCGGTGACGCTGCAGACGGCGCTGAATGTCATCGATCATCACATGTCGCTGGCGCAGGCGGTGGCGGCGCCGCGCATCCATCATCAATGGCTGCCGGATATCGTGCTGGCCGAGCCCGGCGCGCTCTCGGAGGAGACGCGCCGGCGGCTCGAGGCGATGGGACATAAAATTGAAGATCACGCGCCCTTCGGCGCATCGGAGGCGATAGAGATCAGCGAAGGCGCGATGACCGGCGTCAATGATCCGCGCTCCGCGGCGGGATCGGCGCGCGGCTATTGA
- a CDS encoding helix-turn-helix transcriptional regulator: protein MPKPVHRATSRYASEAVTYLGRLIRESRIGRKETISELAERAGVSRGLLRRIEQGDPGCSIGAAFEVASLVGIRLFDLDRATMTISNDMLAQKLTLLPRSARPKEKSVKDDF from the coding sequence ATGCCCAAGCCTGTGCACCGGGCCACCTCTCGCTACGCCTCAGAGGCAGTGACCTATCTCGGTCGCCTGATCCGCGAAAGCCGGATTGGGCGCAAGGAGACGATCAGCGAACTGGCTGAGCGCGCGGGTGTTTCGCGGGGGCTGTTGCGGCGGATCGAGCAAGGCGATCCCGGCTGTTCGATCGGCGCTGCATTCGAAGTGGCGTCGCTGGTCGGAATTCGGCTGTTCGATCTCGATCGCGCCACCATGACCATCAGCAACGACATGTTGGCGCAAAAGCTGACGCTGCTCCCACGCTCCGCGCGCCCGAAGGAAAAATCGGTGAAGGATGACTTCTAA
- the hemC gene encoding hydroxymethylbilane synthase, with translation MTTTQLRIGTRGSPLALAQTRQLRALLAAALGLEAETLPIEVIRTTGDMIQDRPLSESGGKGLFTKELDVALIEGRIDLAVHSSKDLPTHLPPQIAIAGYLPREDVRDAWIGRNGATLDALPEGAVVGTASLRRGAQVKRLRPDVSIVLLRGNVETRLRKVESGEVDGTLLALAGLKRLGLERHATAILPIEDFLPAAGQGAIAVTKRAGDGKVREALAAILDPATAAALAAERAFLTVLDGSCRTPIAAHGKLIGEEIEFHGLALRADGSAVYEARRRGPAIDAALIGDAAANEILLRLPNGVAGLT, from the coding sequence ATGACGACCACACAATTGCGCATCGGCACACGCGGCAGCCCTCTCGCTCTGGCGCAGACGCGGCAGCTGCGGGCCTTGCTGGCCGCGGCGCTCGGCCTCGAGGCGGAGACGCTGCCGATCGAGGTCATCCGCACCACGGGGGACATGATCCAGGACCGGCCGCTCTCGGAATCGGGCGGCAAGGGGCTGTTCACCAAGGAGCTGGACGTCGCCCTCATCGAGGGGCGCATCGATCTCGCCGTGCATTCCTCCAAGGATTTGCCGACGCATCTGCCGCCTCAGATCGCCATCGCCGGCTATCTCCCGCGCGAGGATGTGCGCGACGCCTGGATCGGCCGCAATGGCGCGACGCTGGACGCGCTGCCCGAGGGCGCGGTGGTGGGCACGGCCTCGCTGCGGCGCGGCGCGCAGGTGAAGCGGCTGCGGCCGGATGTCTCCATCGTGCTGCTGCGCGGCAATGTCGAGACCAGGCTGCGCAAGGTGGAGAGCGGCGAGGTGGACGGCACGCTGCTGGCGCTCGCCGGGCTCAAGCGGCTCGGCCTCGAGCGCCACGCCACCGCCATTCTGCCGATAGAGGATTTTCTTCCTGCCGCCGGGCAGGGCGCCATCGCCGTCACCAAGCGCGCCGGCGACGGCAAGGTTCGCGAGGCTCTGGCCGCCATTCTCGATCCGGCGACCGCCGCCGCTCTCGCCGCCGAGCGCGCCTTTCTCACCGTGCTGGACGGCTCCTGCCGCACGCCCATCGCCGCCCATGGGAAGCTCATCGGCGAGGAAATCGAGTTTCATGGCCTGGCGCTGCGCGCGGATGGCTCTGCGGTCTATGAGGCGCGCCGGCGCGGGCCGGCCATAGACGCAGCGCTGATCGGCGACGCCGCCGCCAATGAGATTTTGCTGCGTCTGCCCAATGGAGTCGCGGGTCTCACATGA
- a CDS encoding phytochelatin synthase family protein, which produces MTKTSISRRRPTAVLALLFCAIVAAVSPALAERLQLSDNLVDLRSAQGREWFLESEAREAYWPLSSEFVTQKNGSFCGVATLAMLLNALDIPAPAGGEGQGSFSQDNLFSEKTEAVVKQESILRRGMTLDEFGGLVASFGLEAKVVHAAQSSLAEFRASAIEQLSRKRRHVVVNYQRAALGQTRSGHISPLAAYDAKTDRFLLLDVARYKYPPVWVAAAELFDAMSTIDAGNDGRSRGYVLIGPQAGIGEK; this is translated from the coding sequence ATGACGAAGACGTCGATCTCGCGGCGGCGCCCGACCGCTGTTCTCGCGCTTCTCTTTTGCGCGATCGTCGCCGCAGTCTCGCCGGCGCTGGCGGAGCGGCTGCAGCTTTCGGACAATCTCGTCGATCTGCGCAGCGCGCAGGGGCGCGAATGGTTTCTCGAATCGGAGGCGCGCGAGGCCTATTGGCCGCTCTCCTCGGAATTCGTCACGCAGAAGAACGGCTCCTTCTGCGGCGTCGCCACTCTGGCGATGTTGCTCAACGCGCTCGACATTCCCGCGCCCGCCGGCGGCGAGGGGCAGGGGAGCTTCTCGCAGGACAATCTGTTCAGCGAGAAGACCGAGGCGGTGGTGAAGCAGGAGAGCATTTTGCGCCGGGGCATGACGCTGGACGAGTTCGGCGGCCTCGTCGCCAGCTTCGGCCTCGAGGCCAAGGTCGTGCATGCGGCGCAGAGCTCGCTGGCGGAGTTTCGCGCCAGCGCGATCGAGCAGCTCTCGCGCAAGCGGCGCCATGTCGTCGTCAATTATCAGCGCGCCGCGCTAGGCCAGACGCGCAGCGGGCACATATCGCCGCTCGCCGCCTATGACGCCAAGACGGATCGCTTTCTGCTGCTCGATGTCGCGCGCTACAAATATCCGCCCGTATGGGTCGCCGCGGCCGAGCTCTTCGACGCGATGAGCACGATCGACGCCGGCAATGACGGGCGCAGCCGCGGCTACGTCCTCATCGGCCCGCAGGCGGGAATAGGCGAAAAATGA
- a CDS encoding type II toxin-antitoxin system HipA family toxin, with the protein MTSKKAAPKEAYVWIWLPGAVDPVVAGLIEREDDRYVFNYGQSYLQRNNAIAIYDPELPLRRGAIFPNGMLTIAGCLRDGSPDAWGRRVVINRLFGAKGGNIDVDTLDELSYMLQSGSDRIGALDFQTSAKTFEARTGAVATLEELQSIAERVESGAPVTPELECALFHGTSLGGARPKAAIDAPEAKFIAKFSSSNDLINVVKAEFIAMRLAEHLGLTVAPVRLEKSAGKDVLLIERFDRVRTPAGWERKSMVSALTMLGLDEMTGRYASYEELAQIIRTRFTTPKASLRELFGRMAFNVLCGNNDDHARNHAAFWDGKKLSLTPAYDICPQRRTGREANQAMRIIGEHSASTLAVCLLAAPQFQLSAKAASELIEAQIRGVYAKFGEIAEEAELSSIDRKQLWRRTFLNPYAFEDAPQAIAALECDV; encoded by the coding sequence ATGACTTCTAAGAAGGCCGCGCCGAAAGAAGCATATGTGTGGATCTGGCTGCCGGGTGCGGTCGATCCGGTGGTCGCCGGCCTCATCGAACGAGAGGACGATCGATATGTCTTCAACTACGGCCAGTCCTATTTGCAGCGGAACAACGCCATCGCGATTTATGACCCGGAATTGCCGCTGAGGCGTGGCGCCATTTTTCCCAACGGCATGCTGACCATCGCAGGGTGCTTACGGGACGGATCGCCCGACGCCTGGGGCCGTCGCGTCGTCATCAATCGGTTATTTGGCGCAAAGGGCGGCAACATCGACGTCGATACGCTCGATGAGCTGAGCTATATGCTGCAATCGGGTTCGGACCGGATAGGCGCTCTCGATTTTCAGACTTCCGCCAAAACGTTCGAGGCGCGCACGGGCGCGGTCGCGACGCTGGAAGAACTTCAATCGATCGCCGAACGCGTGGAAAGCGGCGCTCCCGTAACCCCTGAGCTGGAATGCGCGCTGTTCCATGGCACCAGTCTCGGCGGCGCGCGCCCGAAAGCGGCGATCGACGCCCCCGAGGCGAAATTCATCGCGAAATTCTCATCGAGCAACGATCTGATCAATGTCGTGAAAGCCGAATTCATCGCCATGCGCCTCGCCGAACATCTGGGACTGACGGTTGCGCCGGTGCGGCTTGAAAAATCGGCGGGTAAGGACGTGTTGCTGATCGAGCGCTTCGATCGCGTCCGGACGCCGGCGGGCTGGGAGCGCAAATCGATGGTGTCGGCGCTGACCATGCTCGGGCTCGATGAGATGACTGGGCGCTATGCGTCCTACGAGGAGTTGGCGCAGATCATTCGCACGAGGTTTACGACGCCAAAGGCGAGCTTGCGCGAACTGTTCGGCCGGATGGCGTTCAATGTGCTCTGCGGCAATAACGACGATCACGCGCGCAATCATGCCGCGTTCTGGGATGGCAAGAAGCTGTCCCTGACGCCTGCCTACGACATCTGCCCGCAACGCCGCACCGGGCGCGAGGCCAATCAGGCTATGCGGATCATCGGCGAGCACAGCGCCAGCACGCTTGCGGTCTGCCTGTTGGCTGCGCCGCAGTTCCAGTTGAGCGCGAAGGCTGCGAGCGAGCTCATCGAAGCGCAGATCAGAGGGGTCTATGCGAAATTCGGTGAAATCGCCGAAGAGGCCGAGCTTTCCTCGATCGATCGCAAACAGCTGTGGCGGCGAACCTTCCTCAATCCTTATGCTTTCGAGGATGCGCCGCAGGCGATTGCCGCGCTGGAATGCGATGTCTAG
- a CDS encoding DUF6691 family protein: protein MTRSTITAFAIGLLFGLGLCVSGMNLPSKVKGFLDIAGAWDPSLAFVMGGAIGVGLIAFRFARTRSRALLGEEMRLPTSKAIDAPLLLGSAVFGVGWGLGGVCPGPAIVDLAFLDPQIIVFVIAMLAGMALEKSARGLLSGARRGA, encoded by the coding sequence ATGACGAGATCGACCATAACCGCATTCGCCATCGGCCTGCTGTTCGGCCTCGGCCTCTGCGTCTCCGGCATGAATCTGCCGAGCAAGGTGAAAGGCTTTCTCGACATAGCCGGCGCTTGGGATCCTTCGCTGGCCTTCGTCATGGGCGGCGCCATAGGTGTCGGGCTGATCGCCTTTCGCTTCGCCCGCACCCGCTCGCGCGCGCTGCTCGGCGAGGAGATGCGCCTGCCGACCAGCAAGGCCATAGACGCGCCGCTGCTGCTCGGCTCGGCCGTATTCGGCGTGGGCTGGGGGCTCGGCGGCGTCTGCCCTGGACCGGCGATCGTCGATCTCGCCTTTCTCGATCCGCAGATCATCGTCTTCGTTATCGCCATGCTCGCCGGCATGGCGCTCGAGAAGAGCGCGCGCGGCCTGCTCAGCGGAGCGCGCCGCGGCGCATGA
- a CDS encoding glycosyltransferase: protein MGVAKRHAIKLLRRSLGLPTGDLDIVGRLDGAADGIVHGWAYCPAHAGRRVLVDIFADGVFVAQQLADRPRDDLAAHGFGDGRHGFDIKIPPVLLCGAETRIGVRALAETPLELTATEERPLFARRLGRDDYLRTTFASAFRAGAFGDDAARAERSPLRRTELLFAPTPVPAPPPILGETLCAYLDQNRYKWDLADQFDATISIADREAFLAHYVEFYGRARRPLRIPLSAGDIAFLDEGPTAQDRLAPSRAMRLFAQTPRDASADARLEAIFRWAAYGAAAFNVEDCLIAPTHEALLRSHEETDARFPLSLFMTRFVDAHPNLRGADLAQESERRAAYFAVLLFSARAPHYLRFIPPDWLAAFLTPQAGAAPFEEESRRLFGAGGVDVAHWRAAIETLGYDFGEKSFRSRTPAGHRAHSATLPAPGGESVDIQLIGPFSRQLGIADSCRALAAALERLDYSLRLCDFTLDYPNSIREDATPLPTTLRRAKINILHLNLEELPSAIAYLPDIWSEGRLIGFPYLEMATPHPAQMLGLTLVDELWSASDFTRETLAAHRPTHTVGTSARAVRKKGRAAARALAYAGIARDDEFVFLASCDALSGVYRKNPLGVMRAFLAAFPHEPKVKLVIKTHSVDRVRAPREMDVWRSIRNVVAECDRIALVDRILDDTEQMALIEGADCYVSLHRAEGFGYHMLEAMALETPVIATAYSGNMEFCDDSTAFLVPYRLVPVGPGEYPRMRGDQRWAEPDHTGAVAAMRAVFHDRAAREAKVAAARLLAETRFSTDAFAQRLDARIKEIMRRGALR from the coding sequence ATGGGCGTCGCCAAGCGCCATGCGATCAAGCTGCTGCGGCGCTCGCTCGGCCTTCCGACCGGCGATCTCGACATCGTCGGCCGACTGGACGGCGCCGCCGATGGCATCGTTCACGGCTGGGCCTATTGTCCCGCCCATGCGGGCCGGCGCGTGCTGGTCGATATTTTCGCCGATGGCGTTTTCGTCGCCCAGCAATTGGCGGATCGGCCGCGCGACGATCTCGCCGCCCATGGCTTCGGCGACGGCCGCCATGGCTTCGATATCAAAATTCCGCCCGTTCTTCTGTGCGGCGCCGAGACGCGGATCGGCGTCCGCGCCCTCGCCGAAACGCCGCTCGAGCTGACCGCGACGGAAGAGCGCCCGCTCTTCGCGCGCCGCCTCGGCCGCGACGATTATCTGCGCACGACTTTCGCAAGCGCCTTTCGCGCCGGAGCCTTTGGCGACGACGCCGCGCGCGCCGAGCGCTCGCCTCTGCGCCGGACGGAGCTTCTGTTCGCGCCGACGCCCGTCCCCGCCCCACCGCCCATTCTCGGCGAGACCCTCTGCGCCTATCTGGACCAAAATCGCTACAAATGGGACCTCGCCGATCAATTCGACGCGACGATCTCGATCGCCGATCGCGAGGCGTTTCTCGCGCATTATGTCGAATTCTACGGCCGCGCGCGCCGCCCATTGCGCATACCGCTCTCCGCCGGCGACATCGCCTTCCTCGACGAGGGACCGACTGCGCAGGATCGCCTCGCGCCGAGCCGCGCCATGCGCCTCTTCGCGCAGACGCCGCGAGATGCGAGCGCGGATGCGCGGCTCGAGGCGATATTCCGCTGGGCCGCTTACGGCGCCGCCGCCTTCAATGTCGAGGATTGCCTCATCGCGCCGACGCATGAGGCGCTGCTGCGCTCCCATGAGGAAACGGACGCGCGCTTCCCGCTCTCTCTCTTCATGACGCGCTTTGTCGACGCGCATCCCAATCTGCGCGGCGCAGATCTCGCGCAGGAGAGCGAGCGGCGCGCGGCCTATTTCGCCGTGCTGCTCTTTTCCGCCCGCGCGCCCCATTATCTGCGCTTCATTCCGCCGGATTGGCTCGCGGCGTTTTTGACGCCGCAGGCCGGCGCAGCGCCATTCGAGGAAGAGTCGCGACGACTCTTCGGCGCCGGCGGCGTCGATGTCGCGCATTGGCGCGCCGCGATCGAGACTCTAGGCTATGATTTCGGCGAGAAGAGCTTTCGTTCGCGCACGCCCGCCGGCCATCGCGCGCATTCGGCGACGCTGCCGGCGCCGGGCGGCGAGAGCGTCGACATTCAGCTCATCGGCCCGTTCAGCCGGCAGCTCGGCATAGCGGACAGCTGCCGCGCGCTCGCCGCCGCGCTCGAGCGCCTCGATTATTCGCTGCGGCTCTGCGATTTCACCCTCGATTATCCCAATAGCATTCGCGAAGACGCCACGCCGCTGCCGACGACGCTGCGACGCGCCAAGATCAATATTCTCCATCTCAATCTCGAGGAGCTGCCGAGCGCCATCGCCTATCTGCCGGACATATGGTCGGAGGGACGGCTCATCGGCTTTCCCTATCTCGAGATGGCGACGCCGCATCCGGCGCAAATGCTCGGCCTGACGCTCGTCGACGAGCTCTGGTCGGCCTCGGACTTCACGAGAGAGACGCTGGCCGCCCACCGGCCGACTCATACGGTCGGCACATCGGCGCGGGCCGTGCGCAAAAAGGGTCGCGCGGCGGCGCGCGCGCTCGCCTATGCGGGCATAGCGCGCGACGATGAATTCGTCTTTCTCGCCTCCTGCGACGCGCTCTCCGGCGTCTATCGCAAGAATCCGCTCGGCGTGATGCGCGCCTTTCTCGCCGCCTTCCCGCATGAGCCGAAGGTCAAGCTCGTCATCAAGACGCATAGCGTCGATCGCGTGCGCGCGCCGCGCGAGATGGATGTATGGCGCTCCATTCGCAATGTCGTCGCCGAATGCGATCGCATCGCGCTCGTCGACCGCATTCTCGACGATACGGAGCAGATGGCGCTGATCGAAGGCGCCGATTGCTATGTCTCGCTGCATCGCGCCGAGGGCTTCGGCTATCATATGCTGGAGGCGATGGCGCTGGAGACGCCGGTGATCGCCACCGCCTATTCCGGCAATATGGAATTTTGCGACGATTCCACGGCGTTTCTCGTGCCCTATCGCCTCGTTCCCGTCGGCCCCGGCGAATATCCGCGCATGCGCGGCGATCAACGCTGGGCGGAGCCCGATCACACGGGCGCCGTCGCGGCGATGCGCGCCGTCTTCCACGACCGCGCGGCGCGCGAGGCCAAGGTCGCGGCGGCGCGCCTGCTGGCCGAAACGCGCTTCTCGACGGACGCTTTCGCGCAACGGCTCGACGCGCGCATAAAGGAGATCATGCGCCGCGGCGCGCTCCGCTGA